In Bacillus sp. S3, the sequence TGGGATGTGGTGTGAAATCTTGTGAATTTCAATTGATAGTTATGTGTATGTTTATTTAGTACTGAATATTCAGTGTGATTTTCTGTAAACAAAAAGAAAACTGCCAGGAAGATTTCCTCCTGACAGTTTCTATCTTTACACTTTGAATATGCTATTTTCTTCCATTATCATTCATGAATGCTTCAATTTCTTCAACAGAACGAATAATATCCTTTGAAAGTATTTCATGACCTTCTTTTGTTACTAAAACATCATCTTCAATCCGGATTCCGATTCCTTCTTCTTCGATATATAGGCCAGGCTCAACCGTTAGCACCATACCAGGCTGTAGGATTAAGTCCTTATAATTGCCCACGTCGTGCGTATCAAGGCCGAGGAAATGACTGACACTGTGATAATAATAATTAGAAATTTCACTTTCTTCCTTGATCAATCCAACCCTGATACACTCTTCGGCCAGGATTTTCTTTGTTTGCTCATTCAATTTTGCAAATGGGAGACCCGGTTTGATAAGGGCTGTCGTTTCTTTTAATGCTTTTAACACAATATTGTAAAACGCTTTTTGTTTATCAGTAAATCTACCACTTACAGGAAAGGTGTAGCTTATATCTGCATTATAATAGTTATATTGTGCACCTAAATCAAGCAGGACAAGGCTACCCTCTTCAATGTCTGCATTATTTTTCTCATAATGAAGGATTGTAGCATTTTTGCCACTTGCAACAATTGTTGGAAACGCATAATCTTTTACACCTTCTGATTTAAGGCTGAAATCAAAATAGGCTTCAAGCTGATATTCTTTCGCTGCTGTTTTCGCATGACTCAAGATATTTTTAATGCCTTTATATGTAATGTCAATAGCCTTTTTCATCTCTTCGACTTCTTCTGGAGCTTTATAAACTCGCAGCTCACAAATATCTGGATATACATTCTTTATTTTTAAGAATGGATAATTTGCCTGTATCCTGCTGGCGAATTGTTGGCCTTTCGTCGTGTTTTGGTCTAACTCTCTTCGCTCAAGATCCAAATAGATTGTAGACAGCGTGGTTGTAAGTAGAATTCGAGACAAAATAGATTCAAATTGATCGATTAATTGAATATTTCCTATTCCTGAGACCTCGGCTGCTTCCTTTTCTGAAATTGTTTTTCCGACCCATTTTTCCATTACCGGGTCTGACTTTTCGATAAAAAGATATTCTTCCACTTTATTATTGGTTTTTAAGGCTAATAGAATTATATTTGGTTCATCCATACCAGTTAAGTAATAAAAGTTACGGTTTGGGACAAACATGTAGGCCTCATCCGCAGATTTTTGCGGTGCTTTTCCGGCAAACATTACCAGCAGTGACCGGTCATCGAGTTTCTCATATAAACGATTGCGATTATTCGTATAAAACTCCTTATTCATTTTCTTACCTCATTTCGTTTTATTTTTGTTCCTCAATTAACTATAACCCTAATTTACTCTATTTTTCCATAAAAAAAAGCCGGCTATCATGACCGACTTTTTCCTGTTTCCATAGGTGAAGTAATTTACCAATTTGTGATAAGTATGATTAAAATGAGAGGCACGATCACAATTAGATACCCGATGGGATTGCCAAAATTCAACGTCCAGCCAACGCCAAACCGTTTCTCCACAAAGATGGACGGATCGTTCCGATTGAAATAAAACAGACCGCCCTTCCAATATGAATCCTCATCATAATCGGTGATTTTTCCAGCAGCAGTTTCTTTTAAATTTTTATCAGAACGTCCTACTTTCACAGCGAAAACAATGTTTCCGACTAATATCAACAGTAAGAATAATATTGGTATGGCAATCAGCGCATTATTGGAAAATAAGCCTGGATGGATAGTCGATAGTTGTAGGGAACTAAACAACAAGGTGATTAACAGGCTCGCCAGAAACATATACCAGCTTGAATATTTTCGTAACGATAATTGTCGAACTTTTGAAGCTTGAATGCTTGTTGCGCTTAATTTAATACCAGAATTTTTGGTCGTAAAATTGATTCCAAGAAACATGAACTGCATAAGCATTAAAGTCAATGGCTGCGAAATAACCGAAAATGGAGTTTTATCTGTAAAGGCATCTGCTTTCCCATTAGGCCCCCAATGTGTGGGGATTTGTTCAGGCAAGATATCATATTTGAGAAAAGTATAACTAATTAACCCGATGGTGATGATGATCGGCAATATATAAATATACCATGGAAGCATCTCATCTTGGGATCGGATCGATAAATCCGTTACTTGTACTTGTTGTAAATCCTCTGTAAACTTCCGTGCTGTCTTTAACTGAACAGTCTTTCCGTGAAAGTAAAAATAGAGGGACATGCTGATTAAAATAATGACAAATTGTATAGCACTTCCAGCTAACACAATTTGTTCTTCTGCTGGTCCTGTTGTTAAAGCCCAAATTGTATAAAATCCGAGGGTGATAATTGACATGAAGAAAACAATAAGGCTATACCTTTTTTTATAGGCCGCGATTTTTTCATCTTTAATATATGACTCAGGAATCGTTACCCCAAATACGATTGTTCGTTTCACTAAAAACGGAATGGCTGTTTGTATAGCGGATAGTGAAATAGAAATGATCAGAAAAATGATGAATGACATTGACCGCCCCTCCTTGTTCGTGCGTTTACATTTAAACAAATTTAAGTTAATCGGATCCTTTTATGTCCTGAATAATCGATGTTACGAGCTTCTGAATCTGCTCTTTGGTCATGCCTAAAACAAGTGCTTCGGCAATTAAGGGCCTGAAATCTGTGGAAATCCTTTGATAAGAAATGGAACTGTGATTCAATAATTTTTCAGGTGTAGAAATAACAGCTCCCGACTTTGGCATAATCCGAATAATTCCCTTTTTTTCTAATTCATGATAGCTCTTATTTACTGTATGCATATTCACACCTAGGTCGGCCGCAAAAGCCCTCACGGATGGAAGAGTATCTCCGGATTGGCTATCGCCTCTCGCTATCCCTTCAATAATTTGGTTGGTTAGTTGTGTGTAAATTGGGATATCAGAGTTAGCTTCAATTCGGATAATCACTTTTTAGACCTCCAATCTGTTCTATATTTATTATAACAAAATTGTTCTATACAATCTAGAACAGATTTGATTTTATTATGTGTTAAGGATAGAAAAAAGCTGTCGAGTAATTTCTCGACAGCTTCTAGTTCCGTGAATATAGTTTTAAAGGGGTTATTAGCATAATTTCTGCCATATTCTTGCGTTATCGGGAATGGAACCGAGTTCGACGATTGTGTAAGCGGCATTCGTAATTGCTTGTGCCAGTGTCTCCCCCGTTGCACAAATCTCATTAAAGCAAACTTTGGTAAGGTCTTTTATACTGTAAGTAAACCCCAACTCTTCTAATCGCTCCACAATTTTCATTGCATGGTCAATGTTTTGCTCTGGCTGGAAATCAGACTCATGAATAAACATCCCCTTTTCAAAGTCATACCATCGGTCCCATCTATTTAACTTCCATCCTAGTATTCTCCGGGCAATTGAGTCGGTCTTCATCATTTTCTTTTCCCCTTTTCGTTAATTTTATTGTTCCTTATATGTTATATAACAGTTTGATTAATTAATTGTAATTATATAACACATTACATTCGATTTCCAGTATTTATTAGAAAATTTTAAAAATAAAAAAGCCAGGTACTCTCCCATTTTCTGGAGAGTGCCTGGCTTTTTATTGTTATGTTCATCATATAGCTTCAGTAAGCACAGGAATACTTTCTTGCCTCTGGTCGACCTTGCTTTTCCGCAAACTAATCATAGCGATAAAGGATACGCAATAAAGGATGGCAAGATAGCCCATTGCAAGGGTGACTGTAGCGTGCTCTAAAATGAATCCTACTAAAATAGGAGATAATCCACCTAATGCTCGTCCGAAGTTAAAAATCGTATTAGTGGCAGTGCTTCTTATTTCAACAGGGTAATATTTACTGATTAATGCCCCATACCCCGCAAACATTCCGTTTGAGAAAAATCCGACAATGGCACCGCCAATTAAAACCCCTGTACTTCCGGTTGCAAAGGAATATAAGAATACTGCAATCGCTGATGCGAAAAGGAATATTCCATACGCCTTCTTCATTCCAAGACGATCCATTACTTGCCCAAAAGTCAGCATACCGGCAATCATTCCCACAGCGGTACTAATTGTCCAAAGCGCAGAACTTGAAACTGACAATCCTTGTGTTTTTTGTAGCATGGACGGAAGCCAAATCATCAAGCCGTTATAACCGGCAATTTGGACCGTGGCCATAATTGCTAAAGCCACTGTTGTTAAGGCGATTCGTTTTGTTGCAAACAATTGCTTCAAGTTTCCTTGTTTTGGTACAAGTTTTTTTACTTTTTTCGAGGCGAGCCATTCTGGTGACTCATCTAAATTTTTACGAACGATAAAGGCAAAGATAACTGGGATGACCCCGACGAAAAATAATCCTCTCCATCCCCACGTTGGAAGAATGATTGCACTAAGGAGGGCTGCCAAGATGACACCGAATTGAGCGCCGACACTTACATATGAAGATGCACGTCCTTGTTTGCTCTTTGGCCACGCTTCTGCGACAAGCGCCATTCCAATTCCATATTCGCCTCCAGCACCTAAACCAGCAATAAATCTAAATAAGTAAACTTGTTCAATATTTGTCGCCAATCCGGTTAGTGCTGTCCCGATGGCAAACAAAACAATCGTGTAAGTAAAAACCTTCACTCTGCCAAACTTATCTGCTAGAATACCGAAAATCATTCCCCCAACTAGCATACCTATATTGGTAATGGAAGAAATAAGTCCACCCGTTGCTAAGTCAATATGAAATTCCGCAATAATCATGGACATGGCGAAGGAAATGAACATAATGTCCATACCCTCTAAAGTTAATCCTGCAACTGATGCTACAACCGTTTTCTTCTGATAATTCAATGTTGTCGTCTCCTTCCAAGCCTCTCTGGACTATGATTAAAAGATACTTAGGCAAAATAAAATACCCTTCCATCCAAAGGACAAAAGGGTATCATATATAAAGGAAATATATACGATGTTTACATTTTGCCCTTTTTGGCCTCTCTGGACCAGATTAAAGGAAAATTATTTTCAACTAATACTACCACGATAGAATAAATGTGACAATAAAAAAATTTAAAACTGTCCAATCGCTAGTCACTAGCACATAAAATCCGCATTGAATTAATACATTTTAGAAACAGAAAGGAGTGTATCCCTTGTATTATCACGGCCGGGTTTTTAAAGCAAAGCCTCACCTAATCACACGCAGTTTAACCCCGGAAAATCAGGAAACCCCCATTCATTTTCTGGAGGATCATGAAACACCAATTCCTTTATCTTTTCGAAGAAATCATTTTCCATATCCCGAACCTCCTATTCAGCCTTTCTATCTCACTATCACAGGTGCTGTGAAAAAACCGCTTGCTTTTCAATACAATCAAATAACTTCTATGCCTACAAAAACCATTATGGTCTTATTAGAATGTTCTGGAAACAAGAGGGCTCATTTTTCACCAAAAGTATTCGGTGAGCAATGGACAGGAGGGGCAATGAGTCAGGGGAGATGGACGGGTGTCCCCCTCTCCTTTCTCCTATCAATTACAGGATTAAATGCCGGAGCACGGGAAATTGTTTTTCAAGGGGAAGATTCCGGAATTAAGATAAAACAGCAGCAATATTTTGAAAGAAGTCTTCCGTTAGCAAAAGCAATCGATCCAAATGTAATTATAGCTTGGGAGCATAATCAAAAACCCCTTAGTCTTAAGCACGGTTTTCCATATCGTTTAATTGTTCCAGGCTGGTATGGCATGGCGTCAGTAAAATGGTTAAAAACCATTCGAGTCATTCACCATCATTTTTCTGGACCTTTCCAAACAGATGACTATGTCTATTATCCTTACAATGACCATAACAAAGATTCTTTCCCCGTGACGACTAACCAGATTAATTCTGTTGTTCAACAACCTCTTGACCGGCAAATACTTATACCTGGGGAGCATAAAATATCGGGTTTAGCTTGGACGGGAGAAGGTGTTATTACTGCTGTTGAAATCAGTGTAGACAATGGGGATACTTGGAAATCTGCAGTCATTCAAGACAAACCTCAGAAATACCAATGGGTGAAGTGGTCCCATTCGCATATTTTCGAAAAAAAACAAGTGTACACTATTAAAGTTCGTGCATTCGATTCAAATGGCCTCTCCCAACCCGATCAAGCATTCTGGAATCGTAAGGGATATGGGTTTAATGAAATTTCACAAATTAAAATACTAATAGAATGAATTCTTCCCCCAACAACATTTTCATTATAAAATAAGACTAGATTGTTTTTTTAAAATATAATTGCCTACTTTAAAGGAGTTTCAATTTAATGGAGAAAATTGCAAGCAAAGATCTACAATCTTGGAAAGAGCAGGTTCCATTACTAAGCAGACTTATTTCGTTAGAGGAAGTATTTTGGACCAATCCTAATATGGAAAAATTTACAACAGGAATCAAAAAAGCTCCACTTACACAAGAAGATGTACGGGATGCAGAGGAACGGTTAAACAGGTTTGCTCCTTATATCGCGAAGGTTTTCCCAGAAACAAAAAAGATGAATGGGATCATAGAATCTCCTTTAGTCAGAATCCCTGCAATGAAACAATCCTTGGAACTTAATTATCAACAACCTGTCTTGGGAGATCTACTATTGAAATGCGATAGTCACCTTCCTATATCGGGGTCGATAAAAGCTAGAGGCGGAATTTACGAAGTTCTCAAACATGCAGAAAACCTAGCTATACAACATGACTTGTTAACGGTCGATGATGACTATTCGATTTTAGATAGTGATCGTTTTCGAACATTCTTCTCGCACTACTCTATCGCAGTTGGCTCTACTGGAAATTTAGGACTGAGTATTGGCATTATGAGTGCAAAGCTAGGTTTTAATGTGACTGTTCATATGTCAGCTGATGCAAAGCAATGGAAAAAAGACTTGCTTCGCAGTAAAAATGTTCAGGTTATGGAATATGAAGCGGACTATAGTAAAGCAGTTGAGGAAGGTCGAACTCAAGCAGAGGCAGATCCCTCCTGTTATTTTGTGGACGATGAAAATTCTCACGACCTTTTTTTAGGGTATGCGGTGGCAGCCTCTCGATTGAAAAAACAATTAGAAGAGTTTGAGATCACAGTAGATGAAAATCATCCATTGTTTGTTTATCTGCCTTGTGGAGTAGGCGGTGGTCCTGGAGGAATTGCCTTTGGTTTGAAGTTATTATTTCAAGATCATGTACACTGTTTCTTTGCGGAACCCACCCACTCTCCCTGTATGTTACTTGGATTAATGACAGGACTTCATGATCAAATATCTGTACAAGAAGTTGGGATTGATAATATAACTGATGCTGATGGGCTTGCTGTCGGAAGACCATCAGGATTTGTAGGTAAAACAATCGAACCATTTTTGAGTGGAAATTATACGATTAGTGATGAACAGATGTATAAACTGCTAAAAGACCTAGTTGAGACGGAGAAACTTTATTTAGAACCTTCAGCATTAGCGGGCATGATCGGACCCATTAAATTGGCTAATGAGGGAACCGAATATTTACAACAGCATCAATTAATGGAAAAGATGAGTAAGAGTACACACATTATTTGGGGCACTGGCGGAAATATGGTTCCTAAAGAAATAATGGCGGAATATTATCAAAAAGGCTTGAATATTGAGTTGGAGAAATAGAAGTAAAGTGCTATTTGAACCCCCTCCGCTTTTTGCTTATTAAGTTCTAATTAATTTGTGAAAAATGGGAAACATACAATCATCTAGTATAAGGGGGGTTTTAACAATGCATAAAAAGGAAAAAGAAGCTGTAGAAGCAAATCAAAAAATGGATGATTACTTTAATGACTCAGATTATAGGAACATTATTGGGGATTCTGAGGCGGACACTGCAAATCTTAAAATTCAGGAACAGTTTTATGGTAATGACAATTTTGGAAATTCCCTTCCTTTTCACGTTGACATCAACAATCCACCAATAAAAAAATAAGGAAAAAGCCTTTTTTATACACAATTGTATAGAAAAGGCTGTTAATTTTCTTTCAACTATATAAATTTAAAGTACCTAGTACATATTAAATAAAAAAGATTACTGATTAAATAGTAAGGATGAATCGCAATGGATGAGATACTTTTTGCAATAATTCGCACAGTCGTCTCCATCTTACTCTTGATGGTTTCCTCCCTTTGGTTTGGGAAACAGATTAACGCTCATATTAATCTGTATAATTTTGCTTTGTCAATCACCATTGGTTCATTTATAGCCAATATGGGTTTTGATACTAATCTTAAATTTTTTCCTATGCTGCTGTCTTTTTTAACACTAATTTTCATCTATTTCGCCTTTTCCTTCATTTCTTCCAAAAATAGGATGATCCGTAAATGGTTATCTGGCCACCCAACAGTTATTATGGAAAAGGGAAAAATTCTTGATGGGAATATGAAAAAAATAAGGTATACGCTTGATGATTTAAATCAACAGCTTAGGGAATTAGGAATATTCGATATCATCGAAGTGGAGTTTGCAATTTTGGAGGTAAGTGGGAAGCTATCTGTATTAAAAAAAACAAAATATCAAAATATAACGAAGCAAGATATCAATCCAACCATTCGGAATAACGATATCTTGATTCCGAAAGAGCTCATTATGAATGGGACATTGATTACGAAGAATTTTAATGATCATTATTCTAATTCATGGCTTATTGACCAATTAACATTAAGGAAAATTGGTTTAAAGGACGTCCAATATGCTGTCATTTCTTCCACTGGTCATTTGTTTATCGATCTTTATGATGATCACTTAGATTCGCCAATTGATATTGAATAAATGGTGCAGCAAATGAAGAAAAAAGCCTATTATCACTTGGAAAGGCATTTTTCCATTTGGGAGACACAAATAACATCCTCTTTTGTTGACACTTGTATCATGACTGATCCCTGTACACTCCTTTGGTAGTTACCTCATCTGTTCGAATTTTCAGAACCCTGCATTTCACTTTATACAAAAATGAATGAATAATCAATCATTTATTAAACCCATTTATTTCTATTTAAATGACATCCTTGTCTTTTCTACGTAAAGAAACTGTAATACTAATCTATTTAATTATTTCATAGAAATAGAAACTAATCAGTGATTTACGAGAAATCAACTAGGAGGAATGAAATGATGAAAAAACTAATTGCCGCACTAACAGTAGCTGCCACACTCTTATTTGCCTCCCCTGCTTTTGCTTACACCGTTAAAAGTGGTGACACGATGACAGAGATTGCAAGAGAAAATAGTCTCACTTTGGAAGAGCTATCAAGGCTTAACCCGCAAATACAAAATCTTGATTTAATCTATGTTGGTCAAACTGTACATACAATTAAAGCAGCTGAGAATACAACTAAACAAGAGGAGCAATCAACAGAATCAGCAATGGTTGTGGGGTATTCAGAAAACGAAATTGACTTGCTTGCCAGGTTAGTAAGAGCCGAAGCCCAAAATGAGCCCTATCAAGGTAAAATTGCTGTAGCCTGTGTTGTACTTAATAGAGTTGATAGCCCATCTTTTCCGAACACAATTAAAGAGGTCATTTATCAACAGGGGCAATTTCAGCCAGTACAGAATGGACAAATAAATAAGCAAGCGGATGAAGAATCCATCAAGGCTGTACACGAAGCTTTGAATGAGAACCGGAATGTCGCTGCCGGGTCGCTATTTTTCTATAACCCCGCCATTGCTACGAGTCGTTGGCTCGATTCCAAAGCAACAACACTTGTCATTGGGCAGCATGTATTTAAACAATGATTTTTTGAAAAAGAATTTGCCCTTTCCATTCAAGAATGAGACCAATTTTAATGGAGACAAGCCCAATGAATTTTCTTGAAAAATTTATAAGCCATCCAAAGGCGGATGGCTTATAAATAAATTTTTTTACTCCATACCCTCCGATTCCACTATAAATCTATTTATATTCATCTGGAATATGATACTTTCTACAAGTAGAATATCCTCTAAAAAACAAACGCAAAATTATGGTTGCAATTGATCTATTTCACCGGATTCAAGGTTTTCGCTAAAGGTTTTCCAGCAATTCCGTCGATAATATTTTGACAGGTTTTGTTTTTAAGTTCCCGAAGAGCATCCACGGAGATATAGCCGGAATGAGGGGTGACAAACACCTCATCCATATTAAGCAATGGATCTTTGGGATTTGGCGGTTCATTTAAGAGTACATCAAGACTTGCACCGGCAATGTGGCCTTCAAAAATCGCTTGATACAGGTCCTCTTCATGGATCAGCCCGCCTCGGCTAGTGTTCACAATAAATGAGCCTTTTTGCATCATTTTAAGTTGTTCGTACCTAATGATATTTCGATTCTCTGGTTTAAGAGGAACATGCAGACTCAAAATGTTTGATTGCTTCAGTAATTCTGAGAATGACACTGCTTCCACGGCATAGTTAGTGAATACTTCTTGTGGTGCTGTAGGTGCATAGGTTATCAGGCGAACGCCGAAAGGTTTCAATTTTTTTGCAACCATGCGAGCAATTTTTCCAAAGCCAAGCAATCCTACCGTATTTGAACTGAAGCGCTTAATTGGAAGGGTATCCATTGGCTCCCATTTCCCTTCTTTTACTTGTCTGTGATACGCTGGGAATCGTCGGGTAATCGTGAGCATATGGGCAATTGTATGATCAGAAACCTCTTCCGTACAAAATTCCGGCACATGGGTTACCTTAATCCCCTTTTTTGTAGCCTCTTCAAGATCAATGGTGTTATATCCAACAGACGATGCGGTAATAACACGACACGAATCTAGCTTTTTTATTAAATCAGCTTGACAGGGAAAACCTACTTGGACGATAACACCGTCCGCATATGGAGCATATTGCGGCAGATCCGCTTCCATTGTCTCCGAGCGGGTAACCTTTACTTCAAAACCATTTTGCTCAAAAATGACCTTTTCCACACTATGATCTATCCATTCATCATCAAGAATCCAAACTAAATGTTTTCCATTTTTCATTGCATCCACCCTCGTTAAATATGGTGTGAAGCTTGAATCTTCAATTCCTGCAGTACCGTGATGAGCTTTTCATTTTGCTTGGCTGAACCGATACTAATCCGTGCAAAAGTTGGAAATCCCCAAGCGGCACATGGACGAATCATAAAACCCTGTGATAATAATTGTTTTGCTAGTTTAGCAGTATCTTGCTTCATGTCAATAAAAAGGAAATTCGTATGCGTTTTTTCTACACTATACCCAAGAGATAGGAATACATTCACTAATTTTTCCATTTCTTTTCTATTTTCCAGCAGGACCCTTTCTTTATATACCTCATCATCAAGGGCGGCTACCGCACCGGCAAGGGCTACTCTATTACAAGCAAATGGCTCGCGAACTATTTGTAGTGGCCTAATCAGTGCTTCTTGCGCCATCGCATAGCCAACTCTCATTCCAGCAAGCCCATACAATTTGGAAAACGTACGAATCGTAATCACTGGGTACCCTTCCTTGATATACTCTACCCCAGTTGGATAGTCCTTGCTGCTGATAAATTCCCCATATGCTTCATCTAGGACAGCAATAACATGTTTTGGCAATCTTCTGAAAAATAATTGAAGCTCTTCCCCATCTACTATTGTGCCCGTCGGATTATTAGGATTGCAAATGATTACAAGTTTGGTCTGCTCATTTATGGCATCAAGAATGGCTTCAAGATCAAACTTGTGATCCTTTGTCGTAGGAATCTCTACAGGATTTCCCCCAACAAGGAGTGTGTTTTTTTGATATTCGGAAAATGTAGGCGTACAATACACGACTTCCTCACCGGGATTCACGTATGAGGCAATCACTAGGTTAATAATATTGTCTGCTCCATTAGCAATGACATAGTTTTCAGGGTCGATTCCATGCAGCCTTCCAAGTTTATTGCGAAGCTCCAAACCGGTAAGGTCCGGATAAAAATGCCCCTCTAGAACTGCCTTTTGCATTGCTTCAATTGCTTTTGGCGAAGGTCCTAACGGATTTTCATTCGTAGCAAGTCGAAACACTTCATGTAATTTTGATAATTCGTTAGCCTCCTCAGCTGCTTTACCAGGTATATATGGTTCCAAATTTCGAATGGTATGACGCCATAAATGTTCTGACATGGTAAATCCTCCTTTGAAAAATGGTTCATCAATGTTTAAACCGGTTCCTGATAGTTAAATTTATTTCACATACATAGAGTCATATTCTTAAACTCATACATATTTTACACAATATTCAGAATAAAACTAAGCTGTTTCACTATTTAAGTCAAAAAAGTTCACAATAAAACAA encodes:
- a CDS encoding aminopeptidase P family protein — translated: MNKEFYTNNRNRLYEKLDDRSLLVMFAGKAPQKSADEAYMFVPNRNFYYLTGMDEPNIILLALKTNNKVEEYLFIEKSDPVMEKWVGKTISEKEAAEVSGIGNIQLIDQFESILSRILLTTTLSTIYLDLERRELDQNTTKGQQFASRIQANYPFLKIKNVYPDICELRVYKAPEEVEEMKKAIDITYKGIKNILSHAKTAAKEYQLEAYFDFSLKSEGVKDYAFPTIVASGKNATILHYEKNNADIEEGSLVLLDLGAQYNYYNADISYTFPVSGRFTDKQKAFYNIVLKALKETTALIKPGLPFAKLNEQTKKILAEECIRVGLIKEESEISNYYYHSVSHFLGLDTHDVGNYKDLILQPGMVLTVEPGLYIEEEGIGIRIEDDVLVTKEGHEILSKDIIRSVEEIEAFMNDNGRK
- a CDS encoding DUF1648 domain-containing protein, giving the protein MSFIIFLIISISLSAIQTAIPFLVKRTIVFGVTIPESYIKDEKIAAYKKRYSLIVFFMSIITLGFYTIWALTTGPAEEQIVLAGSAIQFVIILISMSLYFYFHGKTVQLKTARKFTEDLQQVQVTDLSIRSQDEMLPWYIYILPIIITIGLISYTFLKYDILPEQIPTHWGPNGKADAFTDKTPFSVISQPLTLMLMQFMFLGINFTTKNSGIKLSATSIQASKVRQLSLRKYSSWYMFLASLLITLLFSSLQLSTIHPGLFSNNALIAIPILFLLLILVGNIVFAVKVGRSDKNLKETAAGKITDYDEDSYWKGGLFYFNRNDPSIFVEKRFGVGWTLNFGNPIGYLIVIVPLILIILITNW
- a CDS encoding GntR family transcriptional regulator produces the protein MIIRIEANSDIPIYTQLTNQIIEGIARGDSQSGDTLPSVRAFAADLGVNMHTVNKSYHELEKKGIIRIMPKSGAVISTPEKLLNHSSISYQRISTDFRPLIAEALVLGMTKEQIQKLVTSIIQDIKGSD
- a CDS encoding BC1872 family protein codes for the protein MMKTDSIARRILGWKLNRWDRWYDFEKGMFIHESDFQPEQNIDHAMKIVERLEELGFTYSIKDLTKVCFNEICATGETLAQAITNAAYTIVELGSIPDNARIWQKLC
- a CDS encoding MFS transporter, whose amino-acid sequence is MNYQKKTVVASVAGLTLEGMDIMFISFAMSMIIAEFHIDLATGGLISSITNIGMLVGGMIFGILADKFGRVKVFTYTIVLFAIGTALTGLATNIEQVYLFRFIAGLGAGGEYGIGMALVAEAWPKSKQGRASSYVSVGAQFGVILAALLSAIILPTWGWRGLFFVGVIPVIFAFIVRKNLDESPEWLASKKVKKLVPKQGNLKQLFATKRIALTTVALAIMATVQIAGYNGLMIWLPSMLQKTQGLSVSSSALWTISTAVGMIAGMLTFGQVMDRLGMKKAYGIFLFASAIAVFLYSFATGSTGVLIGGAIVGFFSNGMFAGYGALISKYYPVEIRSTATNTIFNFGRALGGLSPILVGFILEHATVTLAMGYLAILYCVSFIAMISLRKSKVDQRQESIPVLTEAI
- a CDS encoding molybdopterin-dependent oxidoreductase; translated protein: MKKPLAFQYNQITSMPTKTIMVLLECSGNKRAHFSPKVFGEQWTGGAMSQGRWTGVPLSFLLSITGLNAGAREIVFQGEDSGIKIKQQQYFERSLPLAKAIDPNVIIAWEHNQKPLSLKHGFPYRLIVPGWYGMASVKWLKTIRVIHHHFSGPFQTDDYVYYPYNDHNKDSFPVTTNQINSVVQQPLDRQILIPGEHKISGLAWTGEGVITAVEISVDNGDTWKSAVIQDKPQKYQWVKWSHSHIFEKKQVYTIKVRAFDSNGLSQPDQAFWNRKGYGFNEISQIKILIE
- a CDS encoding D-serine ammonia-lyase, which gives rise to MEKIASKDLQSWKEQVPLLSRLISLEEVFWTNPNMEKFTTGIKKAPLTQEDVRDAEERLNRFAPYIAKVFPETKKMNGIIESPLVRIPAMKQSLELNYQQPVLGDLLLKCDSHLPISGSIKARGGIYEVLKHAENLAIQHDLLTVDDDYSILDSDRFRTFFSHYSIAVGSTGNLGLSIGIMSAKLGFNVTVHMSADAKQWKKDLLRSKNVQVMEYEADYSKAVEEGRTQAEADPSCYFVDDENSHDLFLGYAVAASRLKKQLEEFEITVDENHPLFVYLPCGVGGGPGGIAFGLKLLFQDHVHCFFAEPTHSPCMLLGLMTGLHDQISVQEVGIDNITDADGLAVGRPSGFVGKTIEPFLSGNYTISDEQMYKLLKDLVETEKLYLEPSALAGMIGPIKLANEGTEYLQQHQLMEKMSKSTHIIWGTGGNMVPKEIMAEYYQKGLNIELEK
- a CDS encoding DUF421 domain-containing protein, with translation MDEILFAIIRTVVSILLLMVSSLWFGKQINAHINLYNFALSITIGSFIANMGFDTNLKFFPMLLSFLTLIFIYFAFSFISSKNRMIRKWLSGHPTVIMEKGKILDGNMKKIRYTLDDLNQQLRELGIFDIIEVEFAILEVSGKLSVLKKTKYQNITKQDINPTIRNNDILIPKELIMNGTLITKNFNDHYSNSWLIDQLTLRKIGLKDVQYAVISSTGHLFIDLYDDHLDSPIDIE
- a CDS encoding cell wall hydrolase, giving the protein MMKKLIAALTVAATLLFASPAFAYTVKSGDTMTEIARENSLTLEELSRLNPQIQNLDLIYVGQTVHTIKAAENTTKQEEQSTESAMVVGYSENEIDLLARLVRAEAQNEPYQGKIAVACVVLNRVDSPSFPNTIKEVIYQQGQFQPVQNGQINKQADEESIKAVHEALNENRNVAAGSLFFYNPAIATSRWLDSKATTLVIGQHVFKQ
- a CDS encoding C-terminal binding protein, yielding MKNGKHLVWILDDEWIDHSVEKVIFEQNGFEVKVTRSETMEADLPQYAPYADGVIVQVGFPCQADLIKKLDSCRVITASSVGYNTIDLEEATKKGIKVTHVPEFCTEEVSDHTIAHMLTITRRFPAYHRQVKEGKWEPMDTLPIKRFSSNTVGLLGFGKIARMVAKKLKPFGVRLITYAPTAPQEVFTNYAVEAVSFSELLKQSNILSLHVPLKPENRNIIRYEQLKMMQKGSFIVNTSRGGLIHEEDLYQAIFEGHIAGASLDVLLNEPPNPKDPLLNMDEVFVTPHSGYISVDALRELKNKTCQNIIDGIAGKPLAKTLNPVK